A genomic region of Enterococcus sp. 12C11_DIV0727 contains the following coding sequences:
- a CDS encoding amidohydrolase family protein has protein sequence MDILIKQARLSDGEALQDVGIKDGKIVAISENLTDNAVTVIDAKGRVLIPGLVESHIHLDKALIADRKPNKSGTLQEAISVTAELKPTFTEEDIYQRAKRALEMIISHGVTAVRTHAEFDPAQGFSGFKTIMKLKEEYRDLIDMQIVAFPQEGIFKAPGTEKMMNEAMEMGADVVGGIPYNDAPADRHIDLVFEIAKKYDKDIDLHQDFSDEATDISIEYLCKKTIAENYHGRVSVGHLTALHALEPERLNEILSLMSEAQISVMALPATDLHLGARNDVYNVRRAVTPIRKLRDAGVNVCLATNNIRNAFTPYGNGDLMQIAMLAIPVGHLGGADDLPTVLPMITENPAKALGLEHYGVQVGNKADLVLLDTKVKADAIIDIPERNYVIKNGKITVEVKKEVTIFK, from the coding sequence ATGGATATTTTAATTAAACAAGCGAGATTAAGTGATGGAGAAGCATTGCAAGATGTGGGGATCAAAGACGGTAAGATCGTTGCGATTTCAGAAAATTTAACGGATAATGCCGTAACGGTCATTGATGCAAAAGGTCGTGTTTTGATTCCAGGCTTGGTAGAAAGCCATATTCATTTGGATAAAGCCTTGATTGCTGATAGAAAGCCAAATAAATCAGGAACTTTACAAGAAGCAATCAGTGTTACCGCGGAATTAAAGCCAACATTTACCGAAGAAGATATTTATCAACGAGCAAAACGAGCGTTGGAAATGATTATCTCTCACGGTGTAACTGCTGTTAGAACACATGCGGAATTTGATCCAGCTCAAGGTTTTTCTGGCTTTAAAACTATTATGAAATTAAAAGAAGAATATCGTGATCTAATCGATATGCAAATTGTGGCATTCCCCCAAGAAGGGATTTTTAAGGCGCCTGGTACGGAAAAGATGATGAATGAAGCAATGGAAATGGGGGCAGATGTTGTCGGCGGTATTCCGTATAATGATGCTCCAGCGGACAGGCATATAGATTTAGTTTTTGAAATTGCTAAAAAATATGATAAAGACATTGATCTTCATCAAGATTTTAGTGATGAAGCAACAGATATTTCAATAGAATATCTATGTAAAAAAACGATAGCTGAAAACTATCATGGTAGAGTGTCAGTCGGACATTTAACTGCTCTACATGCGTTAGAACCAGAACGTTTAAATGAAATTTTATCATTAATGTCTGAAGCTCAAATCAGCGTGATGGCCTTGCCAGCAACTGATTTGCATTTAGGAGCTAGAAACGATGTGTACAATGTTCGCAGAGCTGTGACACCGATCAGAAAGCTTCGTGACGCAGGCGTCAATGTCTGTTTAGCGACTAATAATATTCGTAATGCGTTTACGCCTTATGGGAATGGTGATTTAATGCAAATTGCCATGTTAGCTATTCCAGTCGGGCATTTAGGTGGAGCGGATGACTTACCGACTGTTTTACCAATGATCACAGAAAATCCAGCTAAAGCCTTAGGTCTTGAGCATTATGGCGTTCAAGTAGGCAATAAGGCTGACTTAGTCTTACTTGATACGAAGGTCAAAGCAGATGCTATTATTGATATTCCAGAGAGAAATTATGTTATCAAAAATGGAAAAATCACTGTCGAAGTAAAAAAAGAAGTCACCATCTTTAAATAA
- a CDS encoding YczE/YyaS/YitT family protein — MEIRERVMRSLYALIGVAILAFGAATLRIGQVGLDPYTAANIGIGNVLGLSLGVYQLMINFIILGIVFILGRSYIGIGTVINMVLTGFFIDFYTWIYTDFITIKINFFTQSLALVIGVLIFTFGASFYMSAKLGNAPYDAIAPIIVERTKFHYRSVRVSQDIFFVVLAFIFGGPVGIGTVINAFFTGPLIDFWNKKVSQPIIEKSIKSKVGS, encoded by the coding sequence TTCTAGCCTTTGGTGCAGCCACGTTACGGATTGGTCAAGTCGGCTTAGATCCGTATACTGCAGCGAATATTGGTATCGGGAATGTTCTGGGACTTTCTTTAGGTGTTTATCAATTGATGATTAACTTTATTATTTTAGGAATTGTTTTTATTCTTGGAAGAAGCTACATCGGTATCGGAACAGTTATTAATATGGTTCTTACTGGTTTTTTTATTGATTTTTACACGTGGATTTATACGGATTTTATCACTATTAAAATCAATTTTTTCACTCAAAGTTTGGCACTTGTAATTGGTGTGTTGATTTTTACATTCGGCGCGTCGTTTTATATGTCAGCAAAGCTCGGGAACGCTCCATATGATGCTATCGCCCCAATTATAGTTGAACGCACTAAATTTCACTATCGATCCGTTCGAGTGAGCCAAGATATCTTTTTCGTTGTGCTAGCTTTTATTTTTGGAGGTCCAGTTGGAATCGGTACAGTAATTAATGCTTTTTTTACTGGACCATTAATTGATTTTTGGAATAAAAAAGTGAGTCAGCCAATAATCGAAAAAAGTATAAAAAGTAAAGTGGGATCCTAA
- a CDS encoding FAD-dependent oxidoreductase — MKVIVLGSSHGGYEAVEELLSLHPDAQIQWYEKGDFISFLSCGMQLYLEGKVKDVNSVRYMTGEEMESRGVNVFSNTEITAIKPENHQVVVKDLLSGKERTEGYDKLIISPGAVPFELNVPGKELENIYLMRGRKWAIKLKAKTVDPEVNNVVVIGSGYIGIEAAESFAKAGKNVTVIDILDRPLGVYLDKEFTDVLTEEMEANNIKVVTNETVQSYKGEGQVKTVVTDKAEYAADLVVVAVGVRPNTGWLKDTLDLHPNGLIKTDEYMQTSAADVFAVGDATLIKYNPGETEVNIALATNARKQGRFAVKNLMKPVKPFPGIQGSSGLAVFDYKFASTGINEEMAKKLDKKTKSTLVVEDYLMDFNPDKQKAWFKLVYDPETTQILGAQLMSKADLTANINAISLAIKAKMTIEDLAYADFFFQPSFDKPWNIINTAALVALKNEQ, encoded by the coding sequence ATGAAAGTTATTGTTTTAGGTTCATCGCACGGAGGCTACGAAGCAGTTGAGGAATTACTAAGTCTACATCCAGATGCACAAATCCAATGGTACGAAAAAGGCGATTTTATTTCTTTTTTATCCTGTGGTATGCAACTTTATTTAGAAGGTAAAGTAAAAGATGTTAATTCAGTTCGCTATATGACTGGTGAAGAGATGGAGAGTAGAGGGGTCAACGTTTTTTCAAATACAGAAATAACTGCGATTAAACCTGAAAACCATCAAGTAGTGGTGAAAGATTTATTATCTGGAAAAGAACGCACTGAAGGGTATGATAAACTAATCATCAGTCCAGGAGCAGTTCCTTTTGAATTAAATGTCCCAGGTAAAGAATTAGAAAATATTTATTTAATGCGTGGTAGAAAATGGGCAATCAAATTAAAAGCAAAAACCGTTGATCCAGAGGTAAATAATGTGGTTGTCATCGGTAGTGGCTATATTGGTATCGAAGCTGCCGAATCCTTCGCAAAAGCTGGTAAAAATGTCACCGTTATCGATATTTTAGATCGACCATTAGGTGTCTATCTAGATAAAGAATTTACTGACGTATTGACTGAAGAAATGGAAGCTAATAATATCAAGGTTGTAACAAACGAAACAGTTCAAAGCTATAAAGGTGAAGGACAGGTTAAAACAGTTGTAACTGATAAAGCTGAATATGCTGCTGATCTGGTTGTTGTTGCAGTTGGTGTTCGTCCTAATACAGGCTGGTTAAAAGATACGTTAGACTTACATCCTAATGGTCTGATTAAAACCGATGAGTACATGCAAACAAGCGCTGCTGATGTTTTTGCAGTTGGAGATGCAACATTGATCAAATACAATCCTGGTGAGACAGAAGTCAACATTGCTTTAGCGACAAATGCAAGAAAACAAGGTCGTTTTGCTGTGAAAAACCTAATGAAACCAGTAAAACCATTCCCTGGTATTCAAGGATCTTCCGGTTTAGCTGTTTTTGATTACAAATTTGCTTCTACAGGAATCAATGAAGAAATGGCAAAAAAATTGGATAAGAAAACGAAATCTACCTTAGTTGTTGAAGATTATTTGATGGATTTCAATCCTGACAAACAAAAAGCTTGGTTTAAATTAGTATACGATCCTGAAACAACTCAAATTTTAGGTGCTCAGTTGATGTCAAAAGCTGATTTAACGGCTAATATCAATGCTATTTCCTTGGCAATCAAGGCTAAAATGACCATTGAAGATTTGGCCTATGCTGACTTTTTCTTCCAAC
- a CDS encoding Ig-like domain-containing protein, whose translation MTGYTIKGIATPGNDVVIENGNGEVLGSGEANDSGAFVIEIPIGFAQPKELVSAIAKDKEGNRSEPAKFKLPADSGDGNGNGNGTGNGSGNGSNLGNNGSSGLKNLSSSQKNLPNNGEIFSNWGVLGALLLGAFAFFTFKRTNKKEYE comes from the coding sequence ATGACAGGTTATACGATTAAAGGAATTGCAACACCAGGAAATGATGTAGTCATTGAAAATGGTAACGGAGAAGTTTTAGGTAGTGGAGAAGCCAATGATTCAGGTGCATTTGTCATCGAAATCCCTATAGGTTTTGCACAACCGAAAGAGTTAGTTTCTGCGATTGCGAAAGATAAAGAGGGAAATCGAAGTGAACCAGCTAAATTCAAATTACCAGCTGACTCAGGTGATGGTAACGGAAATGGCAATGGAACAGGCAACGGTTCTGGTAATGGTAGTAACTTAGGCAATAATGGCAGCTCAGGCTTGAAAAACCTAAGTAGTTCACAAAAAAATCTTCCTAATAACGGTGAAATCTTTAGTAATTGGGGAGTGTTAGGTGCTTTATTATTAGGTGCATTTGCTTTCTTCACCTTCAAACGTACAAACAAAAAAGAATATGAATAA
- the metA gene encoding homoserine O-acetyltransferase MetA, with protein MPIRVPKELPAIKVLEKEKIFVMDEDRAMHQDIRPLEILILNLMPKKDETEVQLLRLLSNTPLQINVDFLHMSSHDAKNTSIDHLKRFYHQFKEVKDKFYDGLIITGAPIEQLRFEEVDYWEELQEIFKWSKTHVFSTFHICWGAQAGLYYHHKINKYPLDQKLSGIFAHDVLTPTWSILKGFDDVFFAPHSRYTGVKKSDIDKTEALEVLVESEEAGLFLVGNKNNRAFYAMGHLEYDRETLQQEFERDQHKGIEPKLPENYFPNNNTSKVPQLRWHMAASLLFSNWLNYAVYQNTPYDLTDLLEVGKY; from the coding sequence ATGCCGATTCGCGTTCCAAAAGAGCTACCAGCTATTAAAGTATTAGAAAAAGAGAAAATATTTGTAATGGACGAAGATCGCGCCATGCACCAAGATATTCGTCCTTTAGAAATTTTGATTCTAAATTTAATGCCTAAAAAAGATGAAACGGAAGTTCAGCTTCTGAGACTATTAAGTAATACGCCTTTACAAATAAATGTTGATTTTTTGCATATGAGTAGTCACGACGCAAAAAATACATCTATTGATCACTTGAAACGTTTTTATCATCAATTTAAGGAAGTAAAAGATAAATTTTATGATGGTTTGATTATTACTGGCGCGCCGATTGAGCAATTGCGTTTTGAAGAAGTTGATTATTGGGAAGAATTGCAAGAAATTTTTAAATGGAGTAAAACTCATGTGTTTTCAACATTCCATATTTGCTGGGGAGCACAAGCTGGGTTATATTATCATCATAAAATCAATAAATATCCGCTAGACCAAAAACTATCAGGAATATTTGCACATGATGTTTTAACACCGACCTGGAGTATCTTAAAGGGATTTGACGATGTCTTTTTTGCGCCACATTCTAGATATACTGGGGTTAAAAAGAGCGATATAGATAAGACTGAGGCGTTAGAAGTTTTAGTTGAATCGGAAGAAGCAGGGCTTTTTTTAGTTGGAAATAAAAATAATCGTGCTTTTTATGCGATGGGGCATTTAGAATATGATCGTGAAACATTACAACAAGAATTTGAGCGTGATCAACATAAAGGGATAGAGCCTAAGCTACCCGAGAATTATTTCCCGAACAATAACACAAGTAAGGTGCCACAACTCCGTTGGCATATGGCTGCATCATTGTTATTTTCTAATTGGCTAAATTATGCAGTTTATCAAAATACACCATATGATTTAACTGATTTACTTGAAGTAGGGAAATATTAA